The following are encoded together in the Thermus islandicus DSM 21543 genome:
- the ruvX gene encoding Holliday junction resolvase RuvX — protein sequence MRVGALDVGEARIGLAVGEEGRPFAFGRGYLVRRTLEEDVAALLDFVRREGLGKLVVGLPLRTDLKESAQARRVLPLVEALRARGMEVELLDERFTTRLAQRRLADAPKRVRRDKGKLDEMAAVILLEGYLARGV from the coding sequence ATGCGGGTGGGCGCGCTTGACGTGGGGGAGGCCAGGATCGGCCTGGCCGTGGGGGAGGAGGGGCGCCCCTTCGCCTTCGGCCGGGGGTACCTGGTGCGCAGGACCCTGGAGGAGGACGTGGCGGCCCTGCTGGACTTCGTCCGGAGGGAGGGCCTGGGGAAGCTGGTGGTGGGGCTACCCTTGCGCACCGACCTCAAGGAAAGCGCCCAGGCGCGGAGGGTCCTCCCCCTGGTGGAGGCCTTGAGGGCGCGGGGGATGGAGGTGGAGCTTTTGGACGAGCGGTTCACCACAAGGCTCGCCCAACGCCGCCTCGCCGACGCCCCCAAGCGGGTGCGGAGGGATAAGGGCAAGCTGGACGAGATGGCGGCCGTGATCCTCCTGGAGGGGTACCTTGCCCGAGGGGTCTAG
- the mltG gene encoding endolytic transglycosylase MltG — protein MPEGSRRWLWPGVLALFLTFALLLLYALWLLGPTGKEALVRIPKGATGQEAARILEEAGLLRSGHLFAAYLRFSGRAERLVPGVYRLKGEGAFRLARALTGGVRPLSVTLTFPEGERAVDYARRLSGAGLDGEGFLRLVERPGALKPPYVEGEGLEGYLFPATYTFDLLATPEEVVGAMLRRFQAELTPRVRRSLEAQGLSVHAWVTLASIVQQEAGNEEEMPYIAGVFLNRLARGMPLQADPTVAYALGKPLPELSRRAGDFAVDSPYNTYRYRGLPPGPIGNPGRKALLAVLNPVRADPQGKPYLYFFHARGRLFLNTEFEAHLRDLARYRYASP, from the coding sequence TTGCCCGAGGGGTCTAGGCGGTGGCTTTGGCCGGGGGTCCTGGCCCTCTTCCTTACCTTTGCCCTCCTCCTCCTCTACGCCCTCTGGCTCCTGGGCCCCACGGGCAAGGAGGCCCTGGTGCGCATCCCCAAGGGGGCGACGGGGCAGGAGGCGGCGCGGATCCTGGAGGAGGCGGGGCTCTTGCGCTCGGGCCACCTCTTTGCCGCCTACCTGCGCTTTTCGGGAAGGGCGGAGCGCCTCGTCCCCGGGGTCTACCGCCTGAAGGGAGAGGGGGCCTTCCGCCTGGCCCGGGCCCTCACCGGGGGGGTGAGGCCCTTAAGCGTCACCCTCACCTTCCCCGAGGGGGAAAGGGCGGTGGACTACGCCCGCAGGCTCTCCGGGGCGGGGTTGGACGGGGAGGGCTTCTTGAGGCTCGTGGAGCGCCCGGGGGCCCTGAAGCCCCCCTATGTGGAGGGGGAGGGCCTCGAGGGCTACCTCTTCCCCGCCACCTACACCTTTGACCTCCTCGCCACCCCGGAGGAGGTGGTGGGGGCCATGCTCCGCCGCTTCCAGGCCGAGCTCACCCCCCGGGTGCGGAGGTCCTTGGAGGCGCAGGGGCTTTCCGTCCACGCCTGGGTGACCCTGGCCTCCATCGTCCAGCAGGAGGCGGGAAACGAGGAGGAGATGCCCTACATCGCCGGGGTCTTCCTGAACCGGCTCGCGCGGGGCATGCCCCTGCAGGCGGACCCCACGGTGGCCTACGCCCTGGGCAAGCCCCTCCCCGAGCTTTCCCGGAGGGCGGGGGATTTCGCCGTGGACTCCCCCTACAACACCTACCGCTACCGGGGCCTCCCTCCGGGCCCCATCGGAAACCCCGGCCGCAAGGCCCTCCTTGCCGTCTTGAACCCCGTCCGGGCCGACCCCCAAGGGAAGCCCTACCTCTACTTCTTCCACGCCCGGGGGAGGCTCTTCCTCAACACCGAGTTTGAGGCCCACCTCCGGGACCTGGCCCGCTACCGCTACGCCTCCCCCTGA
- a CDS encoding carbohydrate ABC transporter permease, which translates to MGKKLPLLLFSLPALLPLLLFVLYPFLDVLRFSTWDWSGLSEPRPVGLKNYRDLLQDPAFWGSLLVTLKFMLLALPLFLGLSLALAVALEGMPYERLAKSLLFLPGLVTLGGATLSWYTLFTPEYGALAQLLPLPRWDREGFWALAMVVLFTLWRHLGYGVLVASARLKAIPRALLEAAYVDGAGPWEAFRFVVLPLMRPAVAFLLVVGTILSLQSYAAVFLLTRGGPYGATRVLGYYLYEAGFESFRLGYAAAVTVVLLLLTLLFAYAQLRLLRQGEA; encoded by the coding sequence GTGGGGAAGAAGCTTCCCCTCCTCCTCTTCTCCCTTCCCGCCCTCCTCCCCCTCCTCCTCTTCGTCCTCTACCCCTTTCTGGACGTCCTCCGCTTCTCCACCTGGGACTGGTCGGGGCTTTCTGAGCCTAGGCCCGTGGGGCTCAAGAACTACCGGGACCTCCTCCAGGACCCCGCCTTCTGGGGAAGCCTCCTCGTGACCCTCAAGTTCATGCTCCTGGCCCTGCCCCTCTTCCTCGGCCTCTCCTTGGCCTTGGCCGTGGCCCTGGAGGGGATGCCCTACGAGCGCCTCGCCAAGAGCCTCCTCTTCCTCCCGGGCCTCGTCACCCTGGGCGGGGCCACGCTTTCCTGGTACACCCTCTTCACCCCGGAGTACGGGGCCTTAGCCCAGCTCCTCCCCCTCCCCCGCTGGGACCGGGAGGGGTTCTGGGCCCTGGCCATGGTGGTCCTCTTCACCCTCTGGCGCCACCTGGGCTACGGGGTCCTGGTGGCCTCGGCAAGGCTCAAGGCCATCCCCAGGGCGCTCCTCGAGGCCGCCTACGTGGACGGGGCGGGGCCTTGGGAGGCCTTCCGCTTCGTGGTCCTCCCCCTCATGCGCCCGGCGGTGGCCTTCCTGCTGGTGGTGGGGACCATCCTCTCCCTCCAGTCCTACGCCGCCGTCTTCCTCCTCACCCGGGGCGGGCCCTACGGGGCCACGAGGGTTCTCGGGTACTACCTCTATGAGGCGGGCTTTGAGAGCTTCCGCCTGGGCTACGCCGCGGCGGTCACCGTGGTCCTCCTCCTCCTCACCCTCCTCTTCGCCTACGCCCAGCTCAGGCTCCTCCGTCAGGGGGAGGCGTAG